In a genomic window of Mageeibacillus indolicus UPII9-5:
- a CDS encoding ClC family H(+)/Cl(-) exchange transporter yields the protein MNSYTSELAARHRNKLHVAAAGLLVGLLAGTVIVCFRLAIGQIQKLVRVYYALARHNWLWGLSLIPTVLVLTAICTWFVKRQPMISGSGIPQVAGSLGGRLKFSWLKVMLAKIGGGLLALGSGLTLGREGPSVQIGASCGAIIAKLLHRPISEQKYLISAGAASGMTAAFAAPLSGVVFALEEVHHNFSSLALVSAMAGSVVADFITKKILGSKPELAFAEIVPLPFNQYWIIVLLAVILAVSAHIFIRVIIGGKKLYARLPVPLAVKIALPFICTLAVILLDGQFFGAGQEFIALPIHGSQTLTELIILYAVKLFLLAIAFCSGLPGGIFFPLLVLGALTGNILGTVLHQVGVLDAKYILFVVMISMAGHFAGIVRAPVTGILLICEMSGSFEYFLPLVLVAVGVYLLMEWTGAEPIYETLLDMILHNKSEKAVIAAKNEYDDGILMEFAVQHGSAFDGAEIADLGCPNDILIVAIKRGGKELIPRGNSVVHGGDYLVVMLAKKKQVEIIDWLHSRCEI from the coding sequence TTTGTTTTCGTTTAGCTATTGGACAGATTCAAAAGCTTGTTCGAGTTTATTACGCTTTGGCAAGACACAATTGGCTTTGGGGCTTGAGTCTCATTCCGACTGTATTGGTCCTGACAGCTATTTGTACTTGGTTTGTCAAACGTCAACCGATGATTTCCGGTTCGGGAATACCGCAGGTAGCCGGAAGTTTAGGTGGAAGACTTAAATTTAGTTGGCTTAAAGTTATGCTGGCTAAGATCGGCGGTGGGCTACTTGCTTTGGGAAGCGGTCTAACTTTGGGCAGAGAAGGACCGTCGGTGCAGATTGGAGCCAGCTGTGGCGCGATAATTGCCAAGCTGCTCCACCGCCCGATTTCTGAACAGAAATATTTGATATCAGCCGGGGCTGCTTCTGGTATGACGGCGGCGTTTGCTGCTCCTTTATCAGGCGTGGTCTTTGCTTTGGAAGAAGTGCATCATAATTTTTCTTCTTTGGCGTTGGTTTCGGCTATGGCAGGATCAGTCGTTGCCGATTTTATTACCAAAAAGATTCTGGGAAGTAAGCCCGAGCTGGCTTTCGCTGAAATCGTTCCTTTGCCATTTAATCAATATTGGATAATTGTCTTATTGGCGGTGATTCTTGCCGTAAGCGCACATATTTTTATCCGAGTAATTATTGGCGGTAAGAAACTTTATGCGCGATTGCCGGTGCCTTTGGCGGTCAAAATTGCGTTGCCTTTTATTTGTACGTTGGCGGTGATTTTGCTTGACGGTCAATTTTTTGGTGCTGGGCAAGAATTTATTGCACTGCCCATACACGGTTCCCAAACTTTGACGGAGCTGATAATACTTTATGCCGTTAAACTTTTTCTCTTGGCGATTGCTTTCTGTTCTGGCCTGCCCGGAGGAATATTTTTCCCGTTACTGGTTCTGGGAGCGTTAACCGGTAATATTTTGGGAACAGTTTTGCATCAGGTTGGTGTGCTTGACGCCAAATATATTTTGTTTGTGGTTATGATTTCAATGGCCGGACATTTCGCGGGAATCGTAAGAGCACCGGTTACGGGAATTCTGCTCATCTGTGAGATGAGCGGCAGTTTTGAATATTTCTTGCCGTTGGTCTTGGTTGCCGTAGGTGTATATCTTTTGATGGAATGGACCGGGGCTGAGCCTATTTATGAAACTTTGCTCGATATGATTTTGCATAATAAATCAGAAAAGGCAGTCATTGCCGCAAAGAACGAGTATGATGACGGTATCTTAATGGAGTTTGCCGTGCAGCATGGATCAGCTTTTGATGGAGCCGAAATAGCGGATTTGGGGTGCCCGAACGATATCCTGATCGTGGCTATAAAACGTGGTGGTAAAGAGCTTATCCCACGCGGGAATTCGGTAGTACATGGTGGAGATTATTTGGTGGTTATGTTGGCCAAGAAAAAGCAAGTGGAGATTATCGATTGGCTGCACAGTCGATGTGAAATATAA